One region of Populus trichocarpa isolate Nisqually-1 chromosome 4, P.trichocarpa_v4.1, whole genome shotgun sequence genomic DNA includes:
- the LOC7462996 gene encoding PWWP domain-containing protein 3, which yields MEAKTLAADKTTDPGAKTIKENGKEGFVDDLAPAFDVNNLEDSEINGVSSLLKMQESGCLKGLESVLDYLNKNEQRGFGDHGLNSDLLVANERSIDDADADDGREGEVDIADDQFRVGDFVWGKIKSHPWWPGRVYDPSNASDYAKKVKQRDKILVAYFGDSTFAWCNPSQLSPFEENFVEMFKQSNSKSFVNAVKEAVDEVGRLVDLKMTCACVPQENLIGFGRSLAVNTGIKEGLLVPEGGIEKFSTALFEPAAFLPVLKDVAQFVSTVNMLEVTVLKNWLSAFYRAKGGYQLPTYHEPLPISGLDDDTRNWMMDLTDHSGGVEARIQGPVEEDWLSSPTSCKFGQTTQGPLQKCQDMSEDRWNRRRKQKSIAEILRGDIDAEAENKEDDVTKEETESRKQTSSADRETGKGGGKIMGQVMDAKIQNVVGDVPIDKASSGKPASSSGREKRKASDKADAEDKSQVGDVGEAGTNSGKHESTSGRKKRKVSDKAAADCKNEVGNAAELRSNSEKSASSSGRKKRKVSDDVNADGGSDSVSRLRKETTLSESFVASDIEVGGRDVKKVSSAFENDDAEGNIDETRDKTVSGKKKIDGGLSDLRDGDEAKARIEKGSFSRERRQSKYLSPPYTNINRGQYTNINRGQRKKGLEAESKKISDDPQLRERMTMAAGHLICEKFQMKAYEETGGDQISDSSGPQTPKQDQNNIIDLVKIKAPVNQMLSHVQSLALNPTYLKEGNALGFVEEFVSAFRSSIYRNGSNYKMYNKHQPGRTKRKSQESEPGTSGVEQNLADQSSADYKSRSKRPKKSEEAKLDKLRVRQAATATDVKTSDKESDGKSQAAAALYATFSPGSSLPSKNDLIMIYEKFGPLNQEETEVFYNNGCARIVFLRSPEAEKAFNDSQIASPFGAASVTFQLQYLSSAETKTPELRGIPSLKSSPLAKDKTNLDKELASQSSANDVSQLNYIKQKLEMMSSILKMSDGTDMKSKLEGEIKGLLEKVSTMARSSL from the coding sequence atggaagctAAAACCCTAGCAGCTGATAAAACCACTGACCCAGGTGCCAAAACCATCAAAGAAAACGGAAAGGAaggttttgttgatgatttagcTCCCGCCTTTGATGTTAATAATCTTGAGGATTCGGAGATTAATGGAGTGTCTTCTTTGTTAAAGATGCAAGAAAGTGGGTGTCTTAAAGGGTTAGAGTCTGTTTTGGATTATCTTAACAAGAATGAGCAAAGGGGCTTTGGGGATCATGGTTTGAATTCTGATTTACTAGTTGCAAATGAGAGGAGTATTGATGATGCTGATGCTGATGATGGTAGGGAAGGAGAGGTGGATATAGCAGATGATCAATTTAGGGTTGGCGATTTTGTGTGGGGTAAGATTAAGAGTCATCCATGGTGGCCGGGGCGGGTTTATGATCCTTCAAATGCATCTGATTACGCAAAGAAAGTTAAACAAAGAGATAAAATTCTTGTAGCTTATTTTGGAGATAGCACGTTTGCCTGGTGCAATCCATCTCAGTTGAGCCCTTTCGAGGAGAATTTTGTGGAAATGTTCAAGCAGAGTAACTCAAAAAGCTTTGTGAATGCAGTAAAGGAGGCGGTGGATGAGGTTGGTAGACTTGTGGATTTGAAGATGACCTGTGCTTGCGTGCCTCAGGAGAATTTGATTGGGTTTGGTAGATCATTGGCAGTGAATACTGGAATTAAGGAAGGACTTCTTGTGCCTGAAGGTGGAATTGAGAAGTTCTCAACTGCTTTGTTTGAACCAGCAGCATTCCTTCCTGTATTGAAAGATGTTGCTCAGTTTGTCAGTACTGTTAATATGCTGGAAGTCACAGTGTTAAAGAACTGGCTGTCAGCTTTTTATCGAGCAAAAGGAGGTTACCAGTTGCCAACTTACCATGAGCCACTGCCAATTTCAGGCCTTGATGATGACACCAGAAATTGGATGATGGACTTGACTGATCACAGTGGTGGAGTAGAAGCCAGAATTCAGGGTCCAGTTGAGGAAGACTGGCTTTCTTCACCGACAAGCTGTAAATTTGGCCAAACCACCCAGGGCCCTTTGCAGAAATGTCAAGATATGTCAGAGGATAGATGGAATCGGAGAAGGAAACAGAAAAGCATTGCTGAAATTTTGCGAGGGGATATAGATGCTGAGGCTGAAAACAAGGAGGATGATGTGACTAAAGAAGAAACAGAGTCGAGGAAACAAACATCTTCCGCTGACAGAGAGACAGGGAAAGGTGGAGGTAAAATTATGGGACAGGTGATGGATGCTAAGATCCAAAATGTGGTGGGGGATGTGCCTATAGACAAAGCAAGCTCAGGTAAACCTGCATCTTCATCTGGGAGGGAAAAGAGAAAGGCAAGTGATAAAGCTGACGCTGAGGACAAAAGTCAAGTGGGGGATGTGGGTGAAGCAGGAACAAACTCTGGCAAGCATGAATCTACATCTGGCAGGAAGAAGAGGAAAGTCAGTGATAAAGCTGCTGCTGATTGCAAAAATGAGGTGGGAAATGCGGCTGAATTAAGATCAAACTCAGAAAAGTCTGCATCATCATCtgggaggaagaagaggaaagtCAGTGATGATGTCAATGCTGATGGTGGCAGTGATTCGGTTTCTAGACTGAGGAAAGAGACAACACTTTCTGAGTCTTTTGTAGCATCTGATATTGAAGTTGGTGGTAGGGACGTCAAGAAGGTAAGTTCTGCTTTTGAAAATGATGATGCTGAGGGAAATATAGATGAAACAAGGGACAAAACTGTGTCtgggaagaagaagatagatGGGGGATTAAGTGATCTAAGGGATGGTGATGAGGCTAAAGCTCGAATTGAGAAAGGTTCATTCTCAAGGGAAAGAAGACAGAGCAAGTACTTGTCCCCTCCCTACACAAATATTAATAGAGGGCAATACACAAATATTAATAGAGggcaaagaaagaaaggttTAGAAGCAGAATCCAAGAAAATTTCCGATGATCCCCAATTAAGGGAACGGATGACCATGGCTGCAGGCCATCTTATCTGCGAGAAATTTCAGATGAAAGCCTACGAAGAAACTGGTGGAGATCAGATATCAGACAGTTCAGGTCCTCAGACACCAAAACAAGATCAGAACAACATCATTGATCTAGTCAAGATTAAGGCACCTGTCAATCAAATGCTATCTCATGTCCAGTCTTTAGCTCTTAATCCGACATATCTGAAGGAAGGCAATGCTCTTGGTTTTGTTGAGGAATTTGTTTCCGCATTCAGAAGTTCAATCTATCGCAATGGATCCAACTACAAAATGTACAACAAACATCAACCAGGAAGAACAAAGAGAAAGTCCCAAGAATCTGAACCTGGGACATCAGGGGTCGAGCAAAATCTGGCTGACCAAAGTTCTGCTGATTATAAATCCAGGTCAAAAAGGCCCAAAAAGAGTGAAGAAGCAAAATTGGACAAGCTCAGAGTCAGGCAAGCTGCCACTGCAACAGATGTGAAGACAAGTGACAAGGAATCAGATGGGAAATCTCAGGCTGCTGCTGCCCTTTATGCGACATTTTCTCCGGGatcttctcttccttcaaaGAATGATCTTATTATGATATATGAGAAATTTGGGCCCCTTAATCAAGAGGAAACGGAGGTGTTCTACAATAATGGCTGTGCAAGAATTGTCTTTTTAAGGAGCCCTGAAGCAGAGAAAGCCTTCAACGATTCCCAAATTGCCAGTCCTTTTGGAGCAGCGAGTGTGACTTTCCAGCTTCAATATCTCTCATCAGCTGAAACAAAGACCCCTGAACTCAGAGGGATACCAAGCTTGAAATCTTCTCCTCTGGCCAAGGACAAAACCAACCTGGACAAGGAATTGGCTTCACAATCATCTGCTAATGATGTGTCACAACTGAACTACATAAAGCAGAAGCTTGAGATGATGAGTTCAATACTGAAAATGTCCGATGGAACAGATATGAAATCCAAATTAGAAGGGGAAATTAAAGGCCTATTGGAGAAGGTAAGCACAATGGCCAGATCTTCATTGTAG